GGGGATCATTTCGACGTCAGCGCTGATCGAGCTCAAGCTCTGCAACCCGGCGAGGTCTTGCAAGGTTGTGAGCAGGCCCGAAACCGGATTGGACCCGGTAATGATCGTTCCGAAGCTTTGCAGCGCGGTGGGCACCGCGGCGAACAGCTGGGAGAACTGCGACTCCGTGCTCGAACCGACCGACGTGGCCAGCGTCTGCAACGCGGCCAGCAGCTGACCGAGCAACCCGCCCGGGTCGGTGGCCGACGGCGGTAGGGCAAACGGCGTTACCGTCGTGGCGGCTGCCGACTGGCCGGCATAGGTGGACATCGCGGTGGTGTCTTGCGCCCACATCTGGCCGTACCGGGCCTCGATGGCCGCGATCGCCGGGGTGTTCTGTCCGAAGACGTTGGTGGCCACCAACATTGACAGCTCACTGCGATTGGCGTCGATCACCGGCGGCGGCACCGTTGCCGCGAATGCCGTCTCATAGGCCACCGCGGCGGCCCGGGCCTGCTCGGCGGTCTGCTCGGCTTGGACGGCCGTGGCCCTCATCCACGCCATGTAGGGTGCGGCCGCGGCCGCCATCGACACCGATGACGGACCCAGCCATGTCGTTGTCAGCCCGGAGATCACCGAGGAGTACGCCGCCTGTGCCGCGTGCAGCTGGGCCGCCAATGCGTCCCAGGCCTCCGCCGCGACCAGCATCGGCTCCGATCCCGGACCGGAGTACATCCGGCCGGAGTTGACCTCCGGCGGCAACAATCCGAAATACATCCGACCGTCCTCTCAGGTGGCCGCCGACGCGTCACCGGGCTCGGCGGTCGCGTCCGAGGGGGCATTCATTGCAAGGCTTTTCACAAACATCTCGTGGGCAGCCGCGAATTGGGCGCTGACCGTATGAAACATCGCGGCATAGGTTCCGAACTGCATCGCGGTCAGCATCGACACCACATCGGTGGCCGCCGGATCCAACTCCGTTGGCGGACTTGCCATTACAGTGTCTTTGGTGTCCCGGGCCGGGCCGGCACTCACCGCATCGCCGGTGACGTCCGGCAGCGCTTTTGGCTGCGATTCCGAAGACATGCGCTCCTCATCTCTGTGGCGCAAAGTTGCTGGACTCTCGGCCAATGACACGACGACGGCCAAAGCGGGGAGGTGCGGGGCAACGGCGGTCATTGCGCGCCGCCGGGCACGATGAAAATGTTGACCGGGCCGCTGGCCTCGCCGGCCGCGCCACCCGCGGCTGAACCCGCCGATCGGGCGGCAGGGCCGCCGGTACCGGCCATCGCCCGCCCGGCCAGACTCGACAAGGCCATGTTGCCGAACAACGGTCCTTCGCCTTGCGTCGCGACACCCGCCGAGGCGCCGGAAGGGCCGCTTTCCGCCCATACCGCGGCCACCGGCTTGACCGCCGGAGCGGCCATCGCCCAGCCCTGGGGCACCGACAAACCCCCGACGAGGCCCGCGCGACCGATGCTTGCCGATGCCGCCGAACCCAGTTGGCCCCCTTGCGAACCCGCCGTAACCAACGCCGCGCCGGTGGCCGATGACGCCGTCGCCTTGCCGGCCGCGCCGGCCAAATTCGCCCCGGCCTGGGGCAACAAGTAACACTGCGCGCCCAGTAACTGGGGCACGCCGGCCACGGTGAAGTACGACAACGGGGATACCGACCCGGTTGAAAAGCCGAGGATCGTGTTCAGTGACGACGCCAGCGACGCCGGGGCCGACGGATCGGCCGCGGCCGTCGGCGCCGCAAGGCTTTGCAGCAGGGCGGGCACCACGGACGTCAGCTGCGGCAACGCCTGCGCCTGCCCGCCGGCCCCGGCGCTGGCGGCCTGGGCGACCGCGGCGGCCTGCCCCGCCGTCCCGACGGGATTGACGGTCTGCGGCGGTGCGATGAAGGGCGCTACCCGCGCGGCGGTCGCCGAGGAGCCGGCATAGCCGTACATCGCTGCCACATCCTGAGCCCACATTTCGATGTACTCGGCCTGGGTGGCCATGATCGCCGGGGTGTTTTGGCCGAAGAAATTCGTCGCGATCAGCGTCAGCAGCCGCGTGCGGTTCGCCGCGATCGCCGCGGGGGGAACCATTGCCGCAAAGGCGGTCTCATAGGCGGCGGCCGCCGCCCTGGCCTGGGCGGCGGTCTGCTCGGCCTGCCCAGCGGTGGCGCTGATCCATGCCGTGTACGGCGCGGCCGCGGCCGCCATAGTCGCCGCGGCGGAGCCCCGCCACCTCGCCGTCAATCCCGAGACCACCGAGGCGTAGGACGCCGCCGTGGAGTGCAATTCGGCGGCCACGTCGTCCCACGCCGACGCGGCGGCCAGCATCGGCCCCGATCCCGGACCGGTGTATATGCGACCGGAGTTGATCTCCGGCGGTAGCATCCCGAAATCGATTGTCATTTATGCCCTCCCGGCTTACGTCGCCCCGGTGAGCCGGTCCAGACGGCGGCCTAACCGCTCAATTCGGATCATCGCTCCACCACGTCTAGCGCTTCAGTGCTGGGGCGAAGTCCCACGGCTGACCGCGTTGCGGCGGCCATGGCTAGCCCCCTGGCGGGGTTTCGCCTGTTTCGAGCCAGTGGGCGCAGTCGTTGCCGAGTTGGTCCAGGGCGGTGGTGTCGAAGCGGTGGACTTGTTGGGGGGTCAGTTCGTTGCGGTGGTCGCGTTTGAGTCCTTTGTGAAAAAACGCTTTGGCACTCGACATGTGCGCCCCGCCAAAGGGCGCCATCTTTTCCGCCCGCGCGCTCATGTACTCAAACGAGCAATGCTCGGCGATGACATCCATGCGCAGCGACGCCGCGTCGATGGAGAAAAACTCCGCCAACCGTACGATCTGAGCCCGCAGATCGTTTTTGAGCTGCTGATAATGCAACAACAACACGTTAGGCTCCTCACGCAGCGCCCACCACGACGCCATGATGTCGAGCAGATCACAACACCCATACCCGTGGGTATCGAGCCAACGATCAAAAAACTCCTGCATATCCTCCGGAATCACCAACGGGGTCGGGTCCCCCGACCACTGGGCATGAATCCGATTAATCTGCTCCATCGTCTCCGGAGAGAAGTTGTACAGATAGTTGTGCAAACTGATGCCCAGGTCCTTGCCGTTGCGCCCGACAAACACATACCGGGCCTGCGGAGCGATCGGCAGCGCATCAGCGGGCAGATGCGACTTAATCACCCGACGCACCCCCGCCACACGCTGCTGCTCGAGCACCGCCAGCATCGAGGCATGATCACCCCAACTGGAATCCAACCACGGCGAGGTATCCGATAAACCCCCCTCACTTTCCTGCCCATTATGCAAAATCTGCTGAACGATCCGCTGCGTCCACGTCGTCCCCGCCTTAAACGGATCCGCAACAACAATATCCCCCTCAACAAAACCACCCGACGCCAAAAACCCCTCCCACACCAAAGAATCAGAAAGATAATCCCTCACGACTCTCGTCGGGCTGAGCAGTTGTTTACTCATAGCAATTCTACCTTTCGGTTAAGGTCGCCTGCGGCGAAGGTTCGGAAAGAGCACTTTTAAATGTTGGCCCTGTCACGCATGTCTTGGTACCGGCCGAGGCCGGGAATGACATCCGCCGTTTCGAGATGAGAGACCACTTCGTCCGCCAGGGACTCGGCGTCCTTGTTTCCCCCGTCGAGGGTCCATTCCGGCTTCAACGGAGGTTCATACGGGGAATCGATACCGGTAAATTCCTTGATCTTTCCGGCCCTGACTTTCGCGTAGAGGCCTTTGGGATCGCGCTTCTGGCACACTTCTATTGGCGTATCGATGAAGATTTCCATGAAATCGCCATTGGCGAGGGTGGCCCGCACTGCGTCACGGTCGCGACGATAGGGGCTGATAAACGCCGTCAATACCACAAGACCGGCCTCGCAGAACAGTTTTGCGACGGCGCCGATACGCCGGATATTCTCTTCGCGATCCTCGGCTGAAAATCCCAGGCCAAATCGCTTGGCAAAAGCCTCTCCGTGGCGCTCTTCAAGCATTTCCGGGCCGGCGTTGAGCCCATAGCGTACGTTATCGCCATCCAGCACGAAGCTCCGTACGCCTCGTTCATAGAGCCTTCGGTCCACCAGATTCGCCACCGTGCTCTTACCGGAACCGCTCAGCCCGGTAAACCAGACGACACACCCTCGATGACCGTTGAGTTTCTCCCGTTCGCCCCGGGCAACGCTGTAGTGATGCCAGGTGATATTCGCACTCATCTCAAAACCTCTTTCCGGCCACCGGGGTGCCGACATACCCCCCGCCCTCGAATGACCAATCGACCTGGCCCGTCAAGGCAATCGTGGATGCTTGTTCTATTGACAGTTTTTGCGACATCTAGTAATGCGATCGACAGCCCTGATCGTCGCTATCAGGGCTGTGTATGGTCCGATATGACCACCTCTGCCGCGGATGGGTTGCCGTAGCGACGTCGCTAACAGCCTTTCTCCGTCCTTTTTAATCATCGTGATTTTTATTCTCACCCGGCAACCTTACAAGTAGCTGTATTTTGGTTGGATACTTCCTGTTTATCGCCCACGGACCGGCATCCGAGGACCGAATCAGGACGTCTCAATAGTTATGGTTATGACCCGGCGCGCTAAAGGCACCCCTCGGCGATTCCGGCCCGGGCCGAT
The nucleotide sequence above comes from Mycobacterium malmoense. Encoded proteins:
- a CDS encoding PPE family protein, whose product is MYFGLLPPEVNSGRMYSGPGSEPMLVAAEAWDALAAQLHAAQAAYSSVISGLTTTWLGPSSVSMAAAAAPYMAWMRATAVQAEQTAEQARAAAVAYETAFAATVPPPVIDANRSELSMLVATNVFGQNTPAIAAIEARYGQMWAQDTTAMSTYAGQSAAATTVTPFALPPSATDPGGLLGQLLAALQTLATSVGSSTESQFSQLFAAVPTALQSFGTIITGSNPVSGLLTTLQDLAGLQSLSSISADVEMIPKAILPANDVLINTIMGLVLGTRWLDGLASGAGGANSVLATGLGSGAHLASSAAGVVSANVGRAGLVGAMSVPPSWATATPAIRTVAAVLSGAGENAVPAAAVSEGTLLSGMAVAGMAGSALGAAAPRALSGTGARLHCTPLKDGSTKDGESPENLQRLVAEMAEKPDNVQHWHTDSAQLESLIAKLKKKPGIHAVHLSDGEPNMTLPRIN
- a CDS encoding PE family protein produces the protein MTAVAPHLPALAVVVSLAESPATLRHRDEERMSSESQPKALPDVTGDAVSAGPARDTKDTVMASPPTELDPAATDVVSMLTAMQFGTYAAMFHTVSAQFAAAHEMFVKSLAMNAPSDATAEPGDASAAT
- a CDS encoding PPE family protein is translated as MDFGMLPPEINSGRIYTGPGSGPMLAAASAWDDVAAELHSTAASYASVVSGLTARWRGSAAATMAAAAAPYTAWISATAGQAEQTAAQARAAAAAYETAFAAMVPPAAIAANRTRLLTLIATNFFGQNTPAIMATQAEYIEMWAQDVAAMYGYAGSSATAARVAPFIAPPQTVNPVGTAGQAAAVAQAASAGAGGQAQALPQLTSVVPALLQSLAAPTAAADPSAPASLASSLNTILGFSTGSVSPLSYFTVAGVPQLLGAQCYLLPQAGANLAGAAGKATASSATGAALVTAGSQGGQLGSAASASIGRAGLVGGLSVPQGWAMAAPAVKPVAAVWAESGPSGASAGVATQGEGPLFGNMALSSLAGRAMAGTGGPAARSAGSAAGGAAGEASGPVNIFIVPGGAQ
- a CDS encoding sulfotransferase domain-containing protein, giving the protein MSKQLLSPTRVVRDYLSDSLVWEGFLASGGFVEGDIVVADPFKAGTTWTQRIVQQILHNGQESEGGLSDTSPWLDSSWGDHASMLAVLEQQRVAGVRRVIKSHLPADALPIAPQARYVFVGRNGKDLGISLHNYLYNFSPETMEQINRIHAQWSGDPTPLVIPEDMQEFFDRWLDTHGYGCCDLLDIMASWWALREEPNVLLLHYQQLKNDLRAQIVRLAEFFSIDAASLRMDVIAEHCSFEYMSARAEKMAPFGGAHMSSAKAFFHKGLKRDHRNELTPQQVHRFDTTALDQLGNDCAHWLETGETPPGG
- the cysC gene encoding adenylyl-sulfate kinase; this translates as MSANITWHHYSVARGEREKLNGHRGCVVWFTGLSGSGKSTVANLVDRRLYERGVRSFVLDGDNVRYGLNAGPEMLEERHGEAFAKRFGLGFSAEDREENIRRIGAVAKLFCEAGLVVLTAFISPYRRDRDAVRATLANGDFMEIFIDTPIEVCQKRDPKGLYAKVRAGKIKEFTGIDSPYEPPLKPEWTLDGGNKDAESLADEVVSHLETADVIPGLGRYQDMRDRANI